Proteins encoded together in one Thalassotalea crassostreae window:
- the fadE gene encoding acyl-CoA dehydrogenase FadE produces MEFSIWLAISIAATFYLAYHRTSLGVFTTVYTALMLLGTFFDFTGLFSWIIFLLIALPLNVSSLRQQLISEKLLRAFQKIMPQMSSTEREALNAGTTWFEAELFKGDPNWDKLHKYPQPRLSKEEQDFLNGPVEEVCRLCDDWQTTHELADLSPEVWQYLKDNKFFAMIIKKQYGGLEFSAYAQSRVLQKLSGCSIVLASTVGVPNSLGPGELLQHYGTKEQQDHYLPRLATGEEIPCFALTSPEAGSDAGAIPDFGVVCKGEYDGEEVIGMRLTWDKRYITLAPVATILGLAFKLYDPENLIGKETDLGITCALIPTDIDGIKIGRRHFPLNVPFQNGPTQGEDIFVPLDFIIGGKEMAGQGWRMLVECLSVGRAITLPSNAAGGVKSMALATGAYSRIRRQFKLPIGKLEGVEEALARIGGNAYLMDAVTTMSTGSIDLGEKPSVVSAICKYHLTEKMRSCISDAMDIHGGKGICLGPNNYLGRGYQGAPIAITVEGANILTRNMIIYGQGAIRCHPYVYAELEAANNDDFTEALHDFDEALFGHIGFTISNLVRSISFSFGGWRLIGTPFKDSTMKYYKHITRFSSNLALLSDLSMASLGGDLKRKERVSARLGDMLSYLYLAAATLKRFQDEGRQQEDLPLLHWAMRDSLFKCQQAMIDVCDNFPNAMLGKAFKLLVIPFGASLKKPSDILDHQVAQLLQAPSAARTRLGAGQYLGEDKENPFGLLELTLKHMIVSEKIIADLSKASGKHYRMINLDQVAEQALENQLINKDEAEHLIATEALRKSVINVDDFDPMDLVIDKEAHIANEKARLKSSNLKNSKADHKAA; encoded by the coding sequence ATGGAGTTTTCAATTTGGTTAGCTATATCGATAGCTGCGACATTTTATTTAGCGTATCACCGCACATCTTTAGGCGTATTTACTACCGTATATACAGCGCTAATGTTGCTCGGTACATTTTTTGATTTTACCGGCTTATTTAGTTGGATTATTTTTCTTTTAATTGCCCTTCCGCTCAATGTTTCGAGCCTTCGTCAGCAATTAATCAGTGAAAAGTTACTTAGAGCATTTCAAAAAATAATGCCACAAATGTCGAGCACAGAACGAGAAGCTCTTAACGCAGGTACAACTTGGTTTGAAGCAGAATTATTTAAAGGCGACCCAAACTGGGATAAGCTGCACAAATATCCACAACCTAGACTCAGTAAAGAAGAGCAAGACTTCCTTAACGGCCCAGTCGAAGAAGTTTGTCGATTATGTGACGACTGGCAAACAACTCACGAACTAGCAGACTTGTCACCAGAGGTATGGCAGTACCTTAAAGATAATAAATTCTTCGCCATGATTATTAAAAAGCAATATGGTGGCCTCGAATTTAGCGCCTATGCACAATCGCGTGTTTTACAAAAGTTAAGTGGCTGTTCAATTGTTTTAGCAAGTACCGTTGGTGTACCTAACTCATTAGGACCTGGAGAATTATTGCAGCATTACGGTACTAAGGAACAACAAGACCATTATTTACCAAGATTAGCGACCGGTGAAGAAATTCCCTGTTTCGCTTTAACTAGCCCTGAAGCTGGTTCTGATGCCGGTGCGATCCCTGATTTTGGCGTTGTTTGTAAAGGCGAATACGACGGTGAAGAAGTGATCGGTATGCGTTTAACCTGGGATAAGCGTTATATTACCTTAGCCCCTGTTGCAACAATTCTTGGTCTCGCTTTCAAATTATACGATCCGGAAAATCTCATCGGTAAAGAGACAGATTTAGGCATTACTTGTGCATTAATTCCAACAGATATTGATGGCATAAAAATTGGCCGTCGTCACTTCCCTCTTAATGTACCGTTCCAAAACGGTCCGACCCAAGGCGAAGATATATTTGTGCCACTAGATTTTATTATCGGTGGCAAAGAAATGGCTGGTCAGGGATGGCGCATGCTGGTTGAATGTTTGTCTGTAGGTAGAGCAATTACCTTACCTTCAAACGCTGCAGGCGGCGTGAAATCTATGGCTTTAGCAACCGGTGCATACAGTCGTATACGCCGTCAGTTCAAGCTACCGATTGGTAAACTTGAAGGTGTTGAAGAAGCGTTAGCCCGTATTGGAGGTAATGCTTATTTAATGGACGCCGTTACTACCATGTCTACAGGTTCAATCGACTTAGGTGAGAAACCTTCCGTCGTATCTGCGATTTGTAAGTATCATTTAACAGAGAAAATGCGTTCTTGTATTAGTGATGCTATGGACATTCATGGTGGCAAAGGTATCTGTTTAGGTCCAAACAATTATTTAGGTCGAGGATATCAAGGTGCTCCAATTGCGATCACAGTTGAAGGAGCGAATATTCTTACCCGAAACATGATCATATACGGTCAAGGCGCGATTCGCTGTCATCCATACGTTTATGCAGAATTAGAAGCAGCAAACAACGATGACTTTACTGAAGCATTGCATGACTTTGATGAAGCATTATTTGGTCATATCGGATTTACCATTTCAAATTTAGTTCGTTCGATTTCATTTTCGTTTGGTGGTTGGCGCTTAATTGGCACACCATTTAAAGACAGTACGATGAAATACTACAAACACATAACTCGCTTTAGCTCAAACTTGGCGCTTCTTTCGGATCTATCTATGGCGTCTCTAGGCGGCGATTTAAAACGAAAAGAAAGAGTATCTGCGCGTTTAGGAGACATGTTAAGTTATCTTTATCTTGCCGCAGCGACATTAAAACGTTTTCAAGATGAAGGTCGACAACAAGAAGACCTGCCACTATTGCATTGGGCGATGAGAGACAGTTTGTTTAAGTGTCAGCAAGCGATGATTGATGTTTGTGATAACTTTCCAAATGCAATGTTAGGAAAAGCATTTAAATTGCTTGTCATCCCATTTGGCGCAAGTTTGAAGAAACCTTCAGACATACTCGATCACCAAGTTGCGCAATTATTGCAGGCCCCTTCTGCAGCGCGCACACGATTAGGTGCAGGGCAATATTTAGGTGAAGATAAAGAAAACCCGTTTGGATTACTCGAGTTGACGTTGAAGCATATGATAGTGAGTGAAAAAATTATTGCTGATTTAAGCAAAGCTAGCGGTAAACATTATCGTATGATTAATTTAGATCAAGTAGCTGAACAAGCGCTTGAAAATCAGTTAATTAATAAAGATGAAGCGGAACACTTAATTGCTACTGAAGCATTGAGAAAATCTGTGATTAATGTTGATGACTTTGACCCTATGGATCTTGTTATAGACAAAGAAGCACATATTGCTAATGAAAAAGCTAGGTTAAAAAGTAGCAACCTAAAAAATAGTAAAGCTGACCATAAAGCAGCTTAA
- a CDS encoding DUF4136 domain-containing protein: MKTMKLAILPVLMLLSACTTTLNAETDYSVDYDFTSVKTYNIVGDVSVENPMLSDINRDRINNAIAANLNSKGFATSVEKDADVKIQYFVFTKDRTQVTTIPMSVVANCYRCRYRTIGTASTVDVRQYTEGTLIVDVIDNKTAKTVWRSSLSQRIKNYDNAKERDEAVRLIIEAIFKEFPPQVTAVE, encoded by the coding sequence ATGAAAACAATGAAATTGGCTATTTTACCGGTTCTTATGCTGTTATCCGCATGCACTACTACCTTAAACGCTGAAACTGATTACAGTGTAGATTACGATTTTACTTCTGTAAAAACCTATAATATTGTCGGTGATGTATCAGTGGAAAATCCAATGTTAAGTGATATCAACCGAGATCGCATAAATAACGCGATTGCAGCAAACCTTAATAGTAAAGGTTTCGCGACTTCCGTTGAAAAAGATGCTGATGTAAAGATTCAATATTTCGTCTTTACTAAAGATAGAACTCAAGTAACTACGATCCCGATGAGCGTGGTAGCAAATTGTTATAGGTGTCGTTATCGAACGATAGGCACTGCTTCTACAGTAGACGTTAGGCAGTATACTGAAGGCACACTTATCGTTGATGTCATTGATAATAAGACCGCTAAGACGGTTTGGCGTAGCAGTCTTTCGCAAAGAATTAAGAATTATGACAATGCTAAAGAACGAGATGAAGCTGTAAGGCTTATAATTGAAGCGATATTTAAAGAATTTCCACCGCAAGTGACTGCAGTAGAATGA
- a CDS encoding M16 family metallopeptidase — protein MRNVEGIDEYMLQNGMKVLFYPDPSQPKTLVNVTYRVGSRHEYYGETGMAHLLEHMLFKGSTNYKSIDKEFKKRGMGKNASTWLDRTNYFETFDANEDSLEWAIGMEADRMVNATFTEEDLKSEMTVVRNEMERNETNSFRMLMARMSSTAFIWHNYGNSTIGARSDVENFPFQRLREFYKKHYRPDNAVVTIAGRFDKEKTKALVEKHFGAIAKPEKPIEPLYTVEPTQDGERTINIRRVGNLPIVGLSYHTPSALHAEAGALQILTEILGDATRGRLQKSLVEKGIATSASNFTFDLKDSSQFLLFVEGNKDSDIAVMEDELINIVENLKDNPITQQEVDLAKAKMARQIEQALRSVTGVGMALSEYISLGDYRQAFYSRDVVARTTLEQVQAAEKYLIRSNRTVGRFIPTEKPVRAEIPAAPDLTELLKDFKGNAVATAGEVYDNTVANIKNRLIKSQWAEGTKINVYPKVLRGEQIIIKMHFPSGTAENLAYKGSAIGYVGALLKKGNAKYSKEEIVSKLDQLKSSINIATSAGSTDVAISTDKSNLDATIALFGEIMAAPTFPGNELEVMKRSSIARIESERNDPSKVAGNSFKEALANYPKGHPKAYMTLDERIAATKAITSSELESLYRSHTNIVNGHIAIVGDVDSDKISAQLHKQLSGFVNDTEYEYMTSSMKQTTGLTISTETPDKANAQLYIINPITMNVNHEDYLALKMATTIFGGDSFSSRIGARIRVKEGYSYTVGAGMQVNSLDTQGMYYAAAISAPENMDNVVAAYKEEAAKVVADGFTAEELDQAVKGFISSRNHAWASDEYIAGVLQRASKLDEDLGRYDQQIEDVQKLTLEDVNAAFNKYIGSLDINAFKAGDFAKLKK, from the coding sequence GTGCGAAATGTTGAAGGTATTGATGAGTATATGCTTCAAAATGGTATGAAGGTTTTATTTTACCCTGATCCATCACAACCAAAAACTTTAGTTAATGTTACTTACCGCGTAGGTTCAAGACACGAGTATTATGGTGAAACCGGCATGGCGCACTTACTTGAGCATATGTTGTTTAAAGGTTCGACAAATTATAAGTCTATTGATAAGGAATTCAAAAAACGTGGCATGGGTAAAAATGCATCTACATGGCTAGATCGAACAAATTACTTTGAAACGTTTGACGCAAATGAAGATAGCCTTGAATGGGCGATTGGCATGGAAGCTGACCGTATGGTTAATGCGACATTTACCGAAGAAGATTTGAAGAGTGAAATGACAGTTGTTCGCAACGAAATGGAGCGTAACGAAACGAATTCATTCCGTATGTTAATGGCTCGTATGTCTTCAACCGCGTTTATTTGGCATAACTATGGTAACAGCACGATTGGTGCCCGTAGTGATGTAGAAAACTTCCCTTTCCAACGATTACGAGAGTTCTATAAAAAGCATTATCGTCCAGATAATGCAGTTGTGACAATTGCTGGTCGATTCGATAAGGAAAAAACCAAGGCGTTAGTTGAAAAACACTTTGGTGCTATTGCAAAACCTGAAAAGCCGATTGAGCCACTTTATACTGTGGAGCCAACGCAAGATGGCGAACGCACCATAAATATTCGTCGCGTAGGGAATTTGCCTATTGTTGGCTTGTCTTACCATACACCATCAGCGTTACACGCTGAAGCAGGTGCTTTGCAGATATTGACTGAAATTTTAGGTGACGCTACTCGTGGCCGCTTACAAAAATCATTGGTTGAAAAGGGGATCGCTACAAGTGCATCTAATTTCACCTTTGATTTAAAAGATAGTTCACAGTTTTTGCTTTTTGTTGAAGGCAATAAAGATTCAGATATTGCAGTAATGGAAGATGAATTAATTAATATTGTAGAAAACCTCAAAGATAACCCAATTACACAACAAGAAGTTGATTTGGCAAAAGCAAAAATGGCTCGCCAAATAGAACAAGCATTACGCAGTGTTACTGGCGTTGGAATGGCGCTTTCTGAATACATTTCACTAGGCGATTATCGTCAAGCTTTTTATTCAAGAGATGTTGTTGCACGCACCACTTTAGAGCAAGTGCAAGCAGCAGAAAAGTACCTTATTCGAAGTAACCGCACTGTAGGACGCTTTATTCCAACTGAAAAACCAGTTCGCGCTGAAATTCCAGCTGCTCCTGATTTAACTGAATTGCTGAAAGATTTTAAAGGTAATGCAGTTGCTACTGCGGGCGAAGTGTACGACAACACGGTGGCTAACATTAAAAATCGTTTAATAAAGTCGCAATGGGCAGAAGGGACAAAGATAAACGTTTACCCGAAAGTGCTTCGCGGCGAACAAATCATAATAAAAATGCACTTTCCAAGTGGTACTGCTGAAAACTTAGCATATAAAGGCAGTGCAATTGGTTATGTTGGAGCATTGTTGAAAAAGGGCAATGCAAAGTATTCAAAAGAAGAAATTGTTAGCAAGCTAGACCAATTAAAAAGCTCTATTAATATCGCAACATCGGCAGGTTCAACTGACGTAGCGATAAGTACAGACAAATCTAACTTAGATGCAACTATTGCGTTATTTGGTGAAATCATGGCGGCGCCAACATTCCCAGGAAATGAGTTAGAAGTAATGAAGCGTAGTTCGATTGCTAGAATTGAGTCAGAGCGCAATGATCCATCAAAGGTTGCTGGTAATAGCTTTAAAGAAGCGCTTGCTAACTACCCGAAAGGGCATCCAAAAGCATATATGACTTTAGATGAAAGAATTGCTGCTACAAAAGCGATTACGTCATCAGAATTAGAAAGTTTGTACCGCAGTCATACTAATATTGTTAATGGTCATATTGCCATTGTTGGTGATGTTGATTCAGACAAAATATCTGCACAACTGCATAAGCAATTATCTGGCTTTGTTAATGATACAGAGTACGAGTACATGACAAGTAGCATGAAACAAACTACCGGTTTAACGATAAGTACTGAGACGCCAGACAAAGCAAATGCGCAGTTATATATAATTAACCCAATCACTATGAATGTTAATCATGAAGATTACTTAGCACTAAAAATGGCTACTACGATCTTTGGAGGCGATTCATTCTCTTCACGTATCGGTGCACGCATTCGTGTTAAAGAAGGTTATAGTTATACGGTTGGCGCTGGCATGCAAGTTAATAGCTTAGATACTCAAGGTATGTATTATGCTGCAGCTATTTCTGCACCAGAAAACATGGATAACGTTGTCGCAGCGTACAAAGAAGAGGCTGCAAAAGTGGTAGCCGATGGTTTTACCGCTGAAGAATTGGACCAAGCGGTAAAAGGGTTTATTAGCAGTAGAAACCATGCTTGGGCTAGTGATGAATACATTGCTGGTGTGTTACAGCGCGCAAGTAAATTAGATGAAGATTTAGGTCGTTATGACCAACAAATCGAAGACGTACAGAAGTTGACCCTTGAAGATGTCAATGCAGCCTTTAATAAATATATCGGCTCTTTAGACATTAATGCCTTTAAAGCTGGTGACTTTGCAAAACTTAAAAAGTAA
- the dnaQ gene encoding DNA polymerase III subunit epsilon produces the protein MLAEESKPQRLVVLDTETTGIDPKQGHRIVEIGCVELIDRKFTGRTYHAYINPQYHMEQEVINIHGLSNEFLADKPLFNQVADEFIEFIKGAELVIHNAKFDVGFMDHEFAMTRRGLPMTNDICSVTDTLKTSRDVLGGPKTLDFLAKHYGVEKLVDRTYHGALIDAQLLAYVYVEMTRFQNTLNLSQGKEDTGDSAAIRRLDTNRPPLKVVKATQEEEQAHIERLAIVEEKTGHSLWHGKQGE, from the coding sequence GTGCTCGCTGAAGAATCAAAACCACAACGTTTGGTCGTTCTTGATACAGAAACAACCGGCATAGACCCTAAACAGGGTCATCGTATTGTCGAAATCGGTTGTGTCGAACTGATCGACCGTAAGTTTACCGGTCGAACTTATCACGCCTATATTAATCCCCAGTACCATATGGAACAGGAAGTTATTAATATTCATGGCTTAAGTAATGAGTTCTTGGCAGATAAACCACTGTTTAATCAAGTGGCGGATGAATTTATCGAATTTATAAAAGGTGCTGAATTGGTTATTCACAATGCTAAATTTGACGTCGGCTTTATGGATCATGAATTTGCGATGACTCGCCGTGGTTTGCCAATGACAAATGATATTTGCAGCGTAACCGATACTCTTAAAACTTCGAGGGATGTATTAGGCGGTCCAAAAACCTTAGATTTCTTGGCAAAGCATTACGGTGTCGAGAAGCTGGTTGACCGTACCTACCATGGCGCATTAATTGATGCTCAGTTACTTGCCTATGTTTATGTTGAGATGACGCGTTTTCAAAACACGTTAAACTTATCTCAAGGAAAAGAAGATACAGGCGATTCTGCAGCCATTCGACGTTTAGATACCAATCGTCCACCGTTAAAAGTCGTAAAAGCAACTCAAGAAGAAGAGCAAGCTCATATTGAACGCTTGGCGATTGTCGAAGAAAAGACCGGACACAGCCTCTGGCATGGTAAGCAGGGCGAATAA
- the rnhA gene encoding ribonuclease HI translates to MQKHVEIYTDGSCLGNPGPGGYGAVLKYNGHDKELAKGYKLTTNNRMEMLATIVALQTLTEPCKVTITTDSQYVRQGITQWIHNWVKNNWRTASKQPVKNVDLWKALFEETKRHDIEWKWVKGHSGHPENERCDDLARTAAEGSELFDDTGYQA, encoded by the coding sequence ATGCAAAAACATGTAGAAATATACACCGACGGTTCATGCCTAGGAAATCCAGGTCCAGGTGGTTATGGCGCAGTATTAAAATACAACGGCCACGACAAAGAATTAGCCAAAGGCTATAAACTTACCACCAACAACCGTATGGAAATGCTTGCTACTATCGTTGCTCTGCAAACATTAACCGAACCTTGTAAGGTTACGATAACAACCGACAGTCAATATGTTCGTCAAGGCATTACTCAGTGGATCCACAATTGGGTAAAAAACAACTGGCGCACTGCAAGCAAACAACCAGTTAAAAATGTTGATTTATGGAAAGCATTGTTTGAAGAAACCAAACGTCACGATATTGAGTGGAAGTGGGTTAAAGGTCATTCAGGCCATCCTGAAAACGAACGTTGTGACGATTTAGCTCGCACAGCAGCTGAAGGTAGTGAATTATTCGACGACACCGGTTACCAAGCCTAA
- a CDS encoding MBL fold metallo-hydrolase — protein sequence MALHIQEFFHKASFTLTYIVVDRVSKECAIIDPALDYDQLASSVDSAFAKQLINYINDNQLTLKYILETHAHADHISSAFYLKQQLGGQICIGSGIKGIQKTFKTVFNLAKDFNTQGVQFDQLLKDGDVLPIGNFEFSVMETPGHTPDSLTYIIEGNAFIGDTLFMPDSGSARCDFPGGDAALLYQSIQKIFALGDDTNLYMCHDYQPGGREIKFLTSVKEQKNQNIHLKGNVNEKDYVATREARDATLANPKLIFPSLQCNIQAGDLPSADAQGLHYFKYPISGVEHLR from the coding sequence ATGGCTTTACATATTCAAGAATTTTTCCATAAAGCTTCATTTACGCTGACGTATATTGTTGTCGACCGTGTATCGAAAGAATGTGCGATAATCGACCCTGCATTAGACTACGATCAACTTGCTAGTAGCGTAGATAGCGCGTTTGCAAAGCAGTTAATTAACTACATTAATGACAATCAATTAACGCTAAAATACATCTTAGAAACTCATGCTCACGCAGATCATATTTCATCTGCCTTTTATCTTAAGCAACAGCTTGGCGGTCAAATATGTATCGGAAGCGGCATTAAAGGCATTCAAAAAACCTTTAAGACGGTATTTAACTTAGCTAAAGATTTTAATACCCAAGGCGTACAGTTTGATCAATTACTTAAAGATGGTGATGTACTGCCGATAGGTAATTTTGAATTTTCAGTGATGGAAACGCCTGGACATACACCTGACAGTTTAACTTATATTATTGAGGGTAACGCATTTATTGGTGATACCTTATTCATGCCAGATTCTGGCTCAGCACGTTGTGATTTTCCAGGTGGCGATGCAGCGCTGTTATATCAATCGATTCAAAAGATTTTCGCATTGGGTGATGATACCAACTTATATATGTGTCATGACTATCAACCGGGTGGCCGAGAGATTAAATTTTTAACGTCCGTTAAAGAGCAGAAAAACCAAAACATACACCTTAAAGGCAATGTAAACGAAAAAGACTACGTTGCAACGAGGGAAGCTCGCGATGCAACATTAGCCAATCCAAAGCTAATATTCCCATCATTGCAATGTAATATCCAAGCTGGCGATCTTCCAAGCGCTGATGCTCAAGGTTTACATTACTTTAAATACCCTATTTCTGGTGTTGAACATTTAAGATAA
- a CDS encoding DUF2919 family protein, which yields MSEFSRYTYNDFDKYNCLKLSVLYYFIALFLLRAVVISILSFVNLRDKLALAQWFYPDPKMLYLNIATGIPGLFLIYVLINRKPGASDFVKSMWSKFYRLSLVLIALDLILYWSFYFVAELGQLQWLIGQSLLAILLLSLTKFHHRAKLNLTEFPEELEAKKGRRLTDIENQKLNE from the coding sequence ATGTCAGAATTTTCACGTTACACCTATAACGACTTTGATAAATATAACTGCTTAAAATTATCAGTGCTGTATTACTTTATCGCACTTTTTTTGCTGCGAGCTGTGGTGATTTCAATTTTATCTTTTGTGAACTTAAGAGATAAATTAGCGCTAGCTCAATGGTTTTACCCCGATCCTAAGATGTTATATCTGAATATCGCGACAGGTATCCCTGGATTATTTTTAATATATGTTTTAATTAATCGCAAACCCGGGGCTAGTGACTTTGTAAAGTCGATGTGGTCTAAGTTTTATCGTTTAAGTTTGGTATTGATTGCGCTTGATTTAATCTTGTACTGGTCGTTTTATTTTGTGGCGGAGTTGGGGCAGTTGCAGTGGCTGATCGGGCAAAGCTTATTAGCAATATTATTATTATCCTTAACTAAGTTTCACCATAGAGCAAAATTAAATTTAACTGAATTTCCTGAAGAATTAGAAGCAAAGAAAGGTCGAAGACTCACCGACATTGAAAATCAAAAATTGAATGAATAA
- a CDS encoding GFA family protein produces MAIYSGGCHCGNVKFEIDVDESTTLHSCNCSICSMTGYIHLIVPKTSFKLLTENNNLTCYQFNSKVAQHYFCSNCGIKSFYVPRSNPDGYSVNARCLDTTDWQQWSLEAFNGQDWESHAHKLSHLSAE; encoded by the coding sequence TTGGCTATTTATAGTGGTGGTTGCCATTGTGGTAATGTAAAATTTGAAATAGACGTTGATGAATCTACAACGTTACATTCTTGCAATTGTTCTATTTGTTCGATGACTGGCTATATTCATCTGATCGTGCCAAAAACATCGTTTAAGTTATTAACCGAAAACAACAACTTAACTTGTTATCAGTTCAATTCAAAAGTAGCGCAGCATTATTTTTGTAGCAATTGCGGTATTAAGTCATTCTATGTTCCGCGTTCTAATCCAGATGGCTATAGTGTTAACGCAAGGTGCCTCGATACGACTGACTGGCAACAATGGTCATTGGAAGCGTTTAATGGTCAAGATTGGGAATCACATGCCCATAAATTATCGCACCTTAGTGCTGAATAG
- a CDS encoding DUF599 domain-containing protein, giving the protein MQLLVVDYISLIIFFSCWIGYTQFSRVKAKNTACLSRCLHQHRIHWMRQIFDTDIKVAHASLLANLERNVAFFASTTLLVLAGVLTLFTQVDNVKEVLSSIPISNDNNSLSIQVKLSLLALIFVMAFFQFTWSMRQYGFLNIMIGAAPFEPNTTKTHLLDYAKQMGVVQDQAGHAYNYGLRSYYFSLAAIGWFIHPLLFIFASLSVVYVLYYREFKSRALRAIVDGIESLDLEGFNKYGKKQGE; this is encoded by the coding sequence GTGCAATTGTTAGTTGTTGATTACATTAGCTTAATAATATTTTTCAGTTGTTGGATAGGTTATACCCAATTTTCTAGAGTAAAAGCAAAGAACACCGCTTGTTTATCAAGATGTTTACACCAGCACCGAATCCACTGGATGCGTCAAATTTTCGACACTGATATTAAAGTAGCCCATGCGTCTCTATTAGCCAACTTAGAACGAAACGTTGCCTTTTTTGCCTCGACCACATTACTTGTTCTTGCCGGTGTTTTAACCTTGTTTACGCAAGTAGATAATGTAAAAGAGGTGTTGTCTTCGATTCCTATTAGCAATGATAATAACTCCTTGTCGATTCAAGTTAAGTTAAGTTTATTAGCGTTGATTTTTGTTATGGCATTTTTCCAGTTTACTTGGTCTATGCGTCAGTATGGCTTTCTAAATATAATGATTGGCGCTGCCCCATTTGAGCCGAATACAACCAAAACTCATTTGCTTGATTACGCAAAACAAATGGGCGTTGTTCAAGACCAAGCGGGTCACGCATATAATTACGGGCTTCGTTCCTATTATTTTTCTCTCGCTGCCATTGGTTGGTTCATTCACCCATTACTATTCATTTTTGCCAGCCTAAGCGTCGTTTATGTGCTTTACTATCGAGAATTCAAATCTAGAGCATTACGCGCAATTGTTGATGGTATTGAAAGTCTTGATCTTGAAGGTTTCAATAAATATGGGAAAAAGCAGGGGGAGTAA